The Epinephelus lanceolatus isolate andai-2023 chromosome 8, ASM4190304v1, whole genome shotgun sequence genome includes a window with the following:
- the LOC117258891 gene encoding galanin receptor type 1 → METLGQQINSSGLGQTKRTHEAWIKVLVPILDGLILVTGLVGQTLVITILTGRRKKESQPPHGTDTLLLALSAADLLLLLCLPFHTSAITLGFWPFGSFLCKAISFLGVACSAASVFTLAALAVTRYLTVVHPTWAYRSRMHRRIKLTVALLWVPASALAAPQFAFRTVSASSAVYCFAFLSEFSQLIYSIALFIIGFALPLGIIVLMYTKIYCFLRHARLLGNAPQLERYQSQVTHTSALLVLVFTVLWLPSYALMFSYVGGNITSSPGYNTIAILARLLASSVAVVNPVLYGFMSHKFRRDLLELGRERWAWCKSCLIDCPDVMGRDMVQPFELDTTSEGGQN, encoded by the coding sequence ATGGAGACTTTAGGGCAGCAAATAAACAGCAGTGGCCTTGGCCAAACTAAAAGGACACATGAGGCTTGGATTAAGGTTTTGGTGCCCATTCTGGATGGGCTAATTCTAGTGACTGGCCTGGTGGGTCAAACCCTGGTCATCACCATTCTTACTGGcaggaggaagaaagaaagtcaACCCCCACATGGTACAGACACCCTGCTGCTGGCTTTGAGTGCTgctgacctgctgctgctgctctgcctgcCTTTCCACACCTCTGCCATCACCCTGGGCTTCTGGCCTTTTGGCAGCTTCCTGTGCAAAGCCATCAGCTTCTTGGGTGTGGCCTGCTCAGCTGCTTCAGTCTTTACTCTGGCGGCTTTGGCTGTGACACGTTACCTCACAGTGGTACACCCCACCTGGGCATACCGTTCAAGAATGCACCGACGCATAAAGCTGACAGTAGCCCTGCTCTGGGTCCCTGCCTCGGCCTTGGCAGCGCCACAATTTGCCTTTCGCACAGTTAGCGCCTCCAGCGCCGTGTACTGCTTTGCCTTCCTGTCTGAATTCAGCCAGCTGATCTACAGCATTGCCCTCTTCATAATCGGCTTCGCTTTACCACTGGGCATCATTGTATTGATGTATACCAAGATCTACTGCTTTCTTCGACATGCACGGCTGCTGGGGAATGCTCCCCAGCTGGAGCGCTACCAGAGCCAGGTCACTCACACCTCAGCTCTCCTGGTCCTGGTCTTCACTGTCCTCTGGCTGCCCTCCTATGCTCTTATGTTCTCCTACGTTGGAGGAAATATTACAAGCTCACCTGGCTACAATACCATTGCCATCCTGGCCAGACTGTTGGCATCCTCAGTAGCAGTGGTAAACCCTGTACTGTATGGGTTTATGTCTCACAAGTTTAGACGAGACTTACTAGAGCTGGGGAGAGAACGCTGGGCATGGTGCAAAAGCTGTCTGATAGATTGCCCTGATGTGATGGGTAGGGACATGGTGCAGCCCTTTGAGCTGGACACAACCTCAGAAGGAGGCCAAAACTGA